Proteins from a single region of Enoplosus armatus isolate fEnoArm2 chromosome 6, fEnoArm2.hap1, whole genome shotgun sequence:
- the LOC139286558 gene encoding FERM domain-containing protein 5 isoform X2, with amino-acid sequence MLSRFMSGSIRNLEREYSCTVRLLDDTEYTCTIQHWLEFSKSIAKQMKSQPPFTMCLRVKFYPPEPAVLKEEITRYLVFLQIKRDLYHGRLLCKTSDAAMLAAHILQAEIGDYDPGKHPEGYSSKFQFFPKHSEKLERRIADIHKTVLIGQTPETSERNFLQKAQMLETYGVDPHPCKDVSGNPAFLAFTPFGFVVLQGNKRVHFLKWNEVTKLKFEGKTFHVYANQKEDEKIILTYFAPTPEACKHLWKCGVENQAFYKLEKSSQVRTVSSSNLFFKGSRFRYSGRVAKEVMEQSAKIKREPPEIHRAGLVPSRSCPSITHGPRLSSVPRTRRRAVHISIMEGLESLRDSAHSTPVRSVSHGESFMPRSRSQATDPSERTAVISDEAYCPSDSVLPTPVAEHSMELAASRQINGAPCSIEEEKESEAGTPMRGEGGDFGADGRSAQEGAGGDSALSEVEQVNKFVLSVLRLLLVTIGLLFVLLLLLIILTESDLDIAFLRDIRQTPEFEQFHYEYFCPLRRWFACKLRWVGGLLINK; translated from the exons CACTGGTTGGAGTTCTCGAAATCAATTGCaaagcaaatgaaat CTCAGCCTCCATTCACCATGTGTCTGAGAGTCAAGTTCTACCCTCCCGAGCCTGCTGTTCTCAAGGAGGAAATCACTCG ATATCTTGTCTTCCTGCAAATCAAGAGAGACCTCTACCACGGTCGGCTCCTGTGTAAAACCTCGGATGCGGCAATGCTGGCTGCCCACATCCTTCAAG CTGAGATTGGTGATTATGACCCTGGGAAGCACCCTGAAGGTTACAGCTCCAAATTCCAGTTCTTCCCTAAACAttcggagaagctggaacgtCGTATTGCAGACATACACAAGACAGTGCTGAt TGGACAGACACCtgaaacatcagagagaaatTTCCTGCAGAAAGCCCAGATGCTGGAGACATATGGTGTTGATCCGCATCCATGCAAG GATGTGTCTGGGAACCCTGCTTTCCTCGCCTTCACGCCATTTGGTTTTGTGGTACTTCAGGGAAACAAGAGAGTTCACTTCCTCAAATG GAACGAGGTGACCAAACTGAAGTTCGAAGGCAAGACGTTCCACGTATATGCAAATCAGAAGGAG GATGAAAAGATCATCTTGACGTACTTTGCGCCCACACCAGAGGCATGCAAGCACCTATGGAAGTGCGGAGTGGAGAACCAAGCTTTCTATAA GCTTGAGAAGTCAAGTCAGGTTCGCACGGTGTCCAGCAGCAACCTGTTCTTCAAGGGCAGCCGTTTCCGTTACAG TGGACGAGTGGCAAAAGAGGTGATGGAGCAGAGTGCCAAAATCAAACGCGAACCTCCAGAAATACACAG GGCTGGCCTCGTGCCCAGCAGAAGTTGTCCATCCATCACCCACGGGCCTCGCCTCAGCAGTGTGCCGCGCACGCGTCGGAGAGCTGTGCACATATCTATCATGGAGG GTCTGGAGTCATTGCGCGACAGTGCCCACTCCACACCGGTGCGTTCAGTGTCCCACGGAGAATCCTTCATGCCGCGCTCCCGGAGCCAGGCCACAGACCCCAGCGAGAGGACTGCAGTGATCTCGGACGAGGCCTACTGCCCCTCCGACAGCGTCTTGCCCACCCCGGTGGCCGAGCACAGCATGGAGCTGGCTGCCTCGCGCCAGATCAATGGGGCACCCTGCAGCAtcgaggaggagaaggagtcGGAGGCGGGTACCCCCATGCGCGGGGAAGGGGGTGATTTTGGTGCGGACGGTAGATCTGCACAGGAAGGTGCAGGGGGGGACTCTGCCCTCAGCGAGGTGGAACAGGTGAATAAATTTGTCTTAAGTGTCCTCCGTTTGCTCCTTGTGACCATTGGACTCCTCTTTGTCttgctccttctcctcatcatcctcaccgAGTCAGACCTTGACATTGCATTTTTACGTGATATCCGCCAGACCCCCGAATTTGAGCAGTTCCATTACGAATACTTTTGTCCCCTCAGGCGGTGGTTTGCCTGCAAGCTCCGCTGGGTGGGCGGGTTGCTCATTAACAAGTGA
- the LOC139286558 gene encoding FERM domain-containing protein 5 isoform X1, with protein MLSRFMSGSIRNLEREYSCTVRLLDDTEYTCTIQRDAKGQYLFDLICHHLNLLEKDYFGIRYVDPDKQRHWLEFSKSIAKQMKSQPPFTMCLRVKFYPPEPAVLKEEITRYLVFLQIKRDLYHGRLLCKTSDAAMLAAHILQAEIGDYDPGKHPEGYSSKFQFFPKHSEKLERRIADIHKTVLIGQTPETSERNFLQKAQMLETYGVDPHPCKDVSGNPAFLAFTPFGFVVLQGNKRVHFLKWNEVTKLKFEGKTFHVYANQKEDEKIILTYFAPTPEACKHLWKCGVENQAFYKLEKSSQVRTVSSSNLFFKGSRFRYSGRVAKEVMEQSAKIKREPPEIHRAGLVPSRSCPSITHGPRLSSVPRTRRRAVHISIMEGLESLRDSAHSTPVRSVSHGESFMPRSRSQATDPSERTAVISDEAYCPSDSVLPTPVAEHSMELAASRQINGAPCSIEEEKESEAGTPMRGEGGDFGADGRSAQEGAGGDSALSEVEQVNKFVLSVLRLLLVTIGLLFVLLLLLIILTESDLDIAFLRDIRQTPEFEQFHYEYFCPLRRWFACKLRWVGGLLINK; from the exons CGGGACGCAAAGGGACAGTATCTGTTTGACCTCATCTGCCACCACCTCAACTTGCTGGAGAAAGACTATTTTGGCATCAGATATGTGGATCCAGACAAGCAGcgg CACTGGTTGGAGTTCTCGAAATCAATTGCaaagcaaatgaaat CTCAGCCTCCATTCACCATGTGTCTGAGAGTCAAGTTCTACCCTCCCGAGCCTGCTGTTCTCAAGGAGGAAATCACTCG ATATCTTGTCTTCCTGCAAATCAAGAGAGACCTCTACCACGGTCGGCTCCTGTGTAAAACCTCGGATGCGGCAATGCTGGCTGCCCACATCCTTCAAG CTGAGATTGGTGATTATGACCCTGGGAAGCACCCTGAAGGTTACAGCTCCAAATTCCAGTTCTTCCCTAAACAttcggagaagctggaacgtCGTATTGCAGACATACACAAGACAGTGCTGAt TGGACAGACACCtgaaacatcagagagaaatTTCCTGCAGAAAGCCCAGATGCTGGAGACATATGGTGTTGATCCGCATCCATGCAAG GATGTGTCTGGGAACCCTGCTTTCCTCGCCTTCACGCCATTTGGTTTTGTGGTACTTCAGGGAAACAAGAGAGTTCACTTCCTCAAATG GAACGAGGTGACCAAACTGAAGTTCGAAGGCAAGACGTTCCACGTATATGCAAATCAGAAGGAG GATGAAAAGATCATCTTGACGTACTTTGCGCCCACACCAGAGGCATGCAAGCACCTATGGAAGTGCGGAGTGGAGAACCAAGCTTTCTATAA GCTTGAGAAGTCAAGTCAGGTTCGCACGGTGTCCAGCAGCAACCTGTTCTTCAAGGGCAGCCGTTTCCGTTACAG TGGACGAGTGGCAAAAGAGGTGATGGAGCAGAGTGCCAAAATCAAACGCGAACCTCCAGAAATACACAG GGCTGGCCTCGTGCCCAGCAGAAGTTGTCCATCCATCACCCACGGGCCTCGCCTCAGCAGTGTGCCGCGCACGCGTCGGAGAGCTGTGCACATATCTATCATGGAGG GTCTGGAGTCATTGCGCGACAGTGCCCACTCCACACCGGTGCGTTCAGTGTCCCACGGAGAATCCTTCATGCCGCGCTCCCGGAGCCAGGCCACAGACCCCAGCGAGAGGACTGCAGTGATCTCGGACGAGGCCTACTGCCCCTCCGACAGCGTCTTGCCCACCCCGGTGGCCGAGCACAGCATGGAGCTGGCTGCCTCGCGCCAGATCAATGGGGCACCCTGCAGCAtcgaggaggagaaggagtcGGAGGCGGGTACCCCCATGCGCGGGGAAGGGGGTGATTTTGGTGCGGACGGTAGATCTGCACAGGAAGGTGCAGGGGGGGACTCTGCCCTCAGCGAGGTGGAACAGGTGAATAAATTTGTCTTAAGTGTCCTCCGTTTGCTCCTTGTGACCATTGGACTCCTCTTTGTCttgctccttctcctcatcatcctcaccgAGTCAGACCTTGACATTGCATTTTTACGTGATATCCGCCAGACCCCCGAATTTGAGCAGTTCCATTACGAATACTTTTGTCCCCTCAGGCGGTGGTTTGCCTGCAAGCTCCGCTGGGTGGGCGGGTTGCTCATTAACAAGTGA
- the LOC139286558 gene encoding FERM domain-containing protein 5 isoform X4, whose translation MSGSIRNLEREYSCTVRLLDDTEYTCTIQRDAKGQYLFDLICHHLNLLEKDYFGIRYVDPDKQRHWLEFSKSIAKQMKSAQPPFTMCLRVKFYPPEPAVLKEEITRYLVFLQIKRDLYHGRLLCKTSDAAMLAAHILQAEIGDYDPGKHPEGYSSKFQFFPKHSEKLERRIADIHKTVLIGQTPETSERNFLQKAQMLETYGVDPHPCKDVSGNPAFLAFTPFGFVVLQGNKRVHFLKWNEVTKLKFEGKTFHVYANQKEDEKIILTYFAPTPEACKHLWKCGVENQAFYKLEKSSQVRTVSSSNLFFKGSRFRYSGRVAKEVMEQSAKIKREPPEIHRAGLVPSRSCPSITHGPRLSSVPRTRRRAVHISIMEGLESLRDSAHSTPVRSVSHGESFMPRSRSQATDPSERTAVISDEAYCPSDSVLPTPVAEHSMELAASRQINGAPCSIEEEKESEAGTPMRGEGGDFGADGRSAQEGAGGDSALSEVEQVNKFVLSVLRLLLVTIGLLFVLLLLLIILTESDLDIAFLRDIRQTPEFEQFHYEYFCPLRRWFACKLRWVGGLLINK comes from the exons CGGGACGCAAAGGGACAGTATCTGTTTGACCTCATCTGCCACCACCTCAACTTGCTGGAGAAAGACTATTTTGGCATCAGATATGTGGATCCAGACAAGCAGcgg CACTGGTTGGAGTTCTCGAAATCAATTGCaaagcaaatgaaat CTG CTCAGCCTCCATTCACCATGTGTCTGAGAGTCAAGTTCTACCCTCCCGAGCCTGCTGTTCTCAAGGAGGAAATCACTCG ATATCTTGTCTTCCTGCAAATCAAGAGAGACCTCTACCACGGTCGGCTCCTGTGTAAAACCTCGGATGCGGCAATGCTGGCTGCCCACATCCTTCAAG CTGAGATTGGTGATTATGACCCTGGGAAGCACCCTGAAGGTTACAGCTCCAAATTCCAGTTCTTCCCTAAACAttcggagaagctggaacgtCGTATTGCAGACATACACAAGACAGTGCTGAt TGGACAGACACCtgaaacatcagagagaaatTTCCTGCAGAAAGCCCAGATGCTGGAGACATATGGTGTTGATCCGCATCCATGCAAG GATGTGTCTGGGAACCCTGCTTTCCTCGCCTTCACGCCATTTGGTTTTGTGGTACTTCAGGGAAACAAGAGAGTTCACTTCCTCAAATG GAACGAGGTGACCAAACTGAAGTTCGAAGGCAAGACGTTCCACGTATATGCAAATCAGAAGGAG GATGAAAAGATCATCTTGACGTACTTTGCGCCCACACCAGAGGCATGCAAGCACCTATGGAAGTGCGGAGTGGAGAACCAAGCTTTCTATAA GCTTGAGAAGTCAAGTCAGGTTCGCACGGTGTCCAGCAGCAACCTGTTCTTCAAGGGCAGCCGTTTCCGTTACAG TGGACGAGTGGCAAAAGAGGTGATGGAGCAGAGTGCCAAAATCAAACGCGAACCTCCAGAAATACACAG GGCTGGCCTCGTGCCCAGCAGAAGTTGTCCATCCATCACCCACGGGCCTCGCCTCAGCAGTGTGCCGCGCACGCGTCGGAGAGCTGTGCACATATCTATCATGGAGG GTCTGGAGTCATTGCGCGACAGTGCCCACTCCACACCGGTGCGTTCAGTGTCCCACGGAGAATCCTTCATGCCGCGCTCCCGGAGCCAGGCCACAGACCCCAGCGAGAGGACTGCAGTGATCTCGGACGAGGCCTACTGCCCCTCCGACAGCGTCTTGCCCACCCCGGTGGCCGAGCACAGCATGGAGCTGGCTGCCTCGCGCCAGATCAATGGGGCACCCTGCAGCAtcgaggaggagaaggagtcGGAGGCGGGTACCCCCATGCGCGGGGAAGGGGGTGATTTTGGTGCGGACGGTAGATCTGCACAGGAAGGTGCAGGGGGGGACTCTGCCCTCAGCGAGGTGGAACAGGTGAATAAATTTGTCTTAAGTGTCCTCCGTTTGCTCCTTGTGACCATTGGACTCCTCTTTGTCttgctccttctcctcatcatcctcaccgAGTCAGACCTTGACATTGCATTTTTACGTGATATCCGCCAGACCCCCGAATTTGAGCAGTTCCATTACGAATACTTTTGTCCCCTCAGGCGGTGGTTTGCCTGCAAGCTCCGCTGGGTGGGCGGGTTGCTCATTAACAAGTGA
- the LOC139286558 gene encoding FERM domain-containing protein 5 isoform X3 encodes MCLRVKFYPPEPAVLKEEITRYLVFLQIKRDLYHGRLLCKTSDAAMLAAHILQAEIGDYDPGKHPEGYSSKFQFFPKHSEKLERRIADIHKTVLIGQTPETSERNFLQKAQMLETYGVDPHPCKDVSGNPAFLAFTPFGFVVLQGNKRVHFLKWNEVTKLKFEGKTFHVYDEKIILTYFAPTPEACKHLWKCGVENQAFYKLEKSSQVRTVSSSNLFFKGSRFRYSGRVAKEVMEQSAKIKREPPEIHRAGLVPSRSCPSITHGPRLSSVPRTRRRAVHISIMEGLESLRDSAHSTPVRSVSHGESFMPRSRSQATDPSERTAVISDEAYCPSDSVLPTPVAEHSMELAASRQINGAPCSIEEEKESEAGTPMRGEGGDFGADGRSAQEGAGGDSALSEVEQVNKFVLSVLRLLLVTIGLLFVLLLLLIILTESDLDIAFLRDIRQTPEFEQFHYEYFCPLRRWFACKLRWVGGLLINK; translated from the exons ATGTGTCTGAGAGTCAAGTTCTACCCTCCCGAGCCTGCTGTTCTCAAGGAGGAAATCACTCG ATATCTTGTCTTCCTGCAAATCAAGAGAGACCTCTACCACGGTCGGCTCCTGTGTAAAACCTCGGATGCGGCAATGCTGGCTGCCCACATCCTTCAAG CTGAGATTGGTGATTATGACCCTGGGAAGCACCCTGAAGGTTACAGCTCCAAATTCCAGTTCTTCCCTAAACAttcggagaagctggaacgtCGTATTGCAGACATACACAAGACAGTGCTGAt TGGACAGACACCtgaaacatcagagagaaatTTCCTGCAGAAAGCCCAGATGCTGGAGACATATGGTGTTGATCCGCATCCATGCAAG GATGTGTCTGGGAACCCTGCTTTCCTCGCCTTCACGCCATTTGGTTTTGTGGTACTTCAGGGAAACAAGAGAGTTCACTTCCTCAAATG GAACGAGGTGACCAAACTGAAGTTCGAAGGCAAGACGTTCCACGTATAT GATGAAAAGATCATCTTGACGTACTTTGCGCCCACACCAGAGGCATGCAAGCACCTATGGAAGTGCGGAGTGGAGAACCAAGCTTTCTATAA GCTTGAGAAGTCAAGTCAGGTTCGCACGGTGTCCAGCAGCAACCTGTTCTTCAAGGGCAGCCGTTTCCGTTACAG TGGACGAGTGGCAAAAGAGGTGATGGAGCAGAGTGCCAAAATCAAACGCGAACCTCCAGAAATACACAG GGCTGGCCTCGTGCCCAGCAGAAGTTGTCCATCCATCACCCACGGGCCTCGCCTCAGCAGTGTGCCGCGCACGCGTCGGAGAGCTGTGCACATATCTATCATGGAGG GTCTGGAGTCATTGCGCGACAGTGCCCACTCCACACCGGTGCGTTCAGTGTCCCACGGAGAATCCTTCATGCCGCGCTCCCGGAGCCAGGCCACAGACCCCAGCGAGAGGACTGCAGTGATCTCGGACGAGGCCTACTGCCCCTCCGACAGCGTCTTGCCCACCCCGGTGGCCGAGCACAGCATGGAGCTGGCTGCCTCGCGCCAGATCAATGGGGCACCCTGCAGCAtcgaggaggagaaggagtcGGAGGCGGGTACCCCCATGCGCGGGGAAGGGGGTGATTTTGGTGCGGACGGTAGATCTGCACAGGAAGGTGCAGGGGGGGACTCTGCCCTCAGCGAGGTGGAACAGGTGAATAAATTTGTCTTAAGTGTCCTCCGTTTGCTCCTTGTGACCATTGGACTCCTCTTTGTCttgctccttctcctcatcatcctcaccgAGTCAGACCTTGACATTGCATTTTTACGTGATATCCGCCAGACCCCCGAATTTGAGCAGTTCCATTACGAATACTTTTGTCCCCTCAGGCGGTGGTTTGCCTGCAAGCTCCGCTGGGTGGGCGGGTTGCTCATTAACAAGTGA